The region ACGCAAAACCATTAAACGCAAATGCCACCACTAAGCTAGAAATTAACATAGAGGCAATCATCTCGATCATGGTTATGCCTTGCTGACTTTCCGAATTAGTTATTTTCGGGGGGAATAAGGCGAGTAAATACCGTTTGAATTGTGTGTATTGGTTCTGTTTGTCCATCTCTATTAATTTGTATTACTATATATCTAATATCAGTGGTGTCAGCATTACCTGTGGGGCAATCTGTCACCTCTAAATCATCCGTAACAATTGGATCATCTGTGCAAATATAAATCACTGCATCATAGTCATAGCCTAAACTTTGAAGGTTGTCTCTTGCCTCTCCATCCACAGGGTCAATAACTCGTCTGGCTCTAATTTCGTCTAGTAACTCTTTCGACAAAGAACTTGCTCCTAACTGCGCTTCGTAGGTTATATTTTGCTGTTGTAACAAGACTGCAAAAGGTAGATTTAGTAACATGGCAAGACTGAGCAAAAACATAGCAATAGTGGCTTCAAGGAGAGTAAAACCTTCTTCTGGAGGCTGTCGAAGAAATCGAATTATTTTGATTAATTTCATAATGTTTGCTGAATTATTTAGTTAATTTCCAGCGCCCCCCCCCTTAATATTGTCATCTGCTGACTATCGTTACTTTGTTCTTCCGTGACAGTTAAAGTTAAAATATCATCGACTACCCCACCAGCATCATAAAGACGAGCTAAACCACGACTATCAAAGCAAAGAGTCCAATTATCATCAGGAATATTAGACGTTACTACAATGCCATCCGAGAGAGTTAAATCCTCTTTGACTAAACTACCATCAGAGCGCCAGTTGTTGGCTAACTCTACCACCGCATCTTCCGCTTGATCTGTTCCTAAGTCCTGCCCTAACTCAATAGTAGATAAGTTACCATCAATGGCAATAATTTCATTATCCGTTTCATCACTACCCACCTTTAAGGTGTCTCCCACCGCAAAACCGCGCACAGAAACAACAGGCAGTATCCTATCATTGTTAACAATATCCTCCACATCTAAATCATTATCAGCTGCATCCTCTACCAAGTCAGCAGTTAAAGCAGTTACCGAATCACAACCTCTGGTTCGGGCTACTTCTACTTTCAGAGTTCGTTCGGGATCATCTGGATCAGGCATGATCCGTATAGCGGAGGTGGTGGCAATGGCTCTGGTTCTAGTTTGTTGTAAGATACCTTGTAGTTTATAAACACTATCTTCTAGGGGTCTTTGAGGCACAATACTGTTAATACTGGTGACAGACAGCGCCCCTAACACTCCAAATACTACTGTGCCTACCAATATTTCCGCTAGGGTATAACCTTGATCTTTTGGCATACTAAGACCAGTTTTCTTGAGCCATCGCCATTGATTAAATATGTTTCTTGTCATGACAAGTTTTCCTCAGCTCAAATGATTAAAATATAAATAATAATTAATATTTCTACCTGTTAAAATAAACCTGTTAATATCTAATTGTGGCTTGCTTTAACAATATTACTAAACTTAACTTAAATAGTTTTACTATATAATGGTACCTTAATTTTTCATAGTTATGATCAGTGATTTTACTGAATCATTTTCTTTTATCCACTCTTTATAAATCTAATTTTAAAATGCTAGGGGTGGGTATTAAAGCTGATAATTACCATAGTTATTCCTGTTATCCCATGTACTTTTACTGATAATTATAAAGTTTTTGTAAAGTAGAATACTTATTTTTATCCGTTAAAATACTGAGAGGTTAACATTAAATTATTTCAAAGGATATAAATATCCCTAAAAGTCCTTTTTTTAGATATAAATAGGGTTTGCTGAAAAAGTATTTTGGTGAGGGGAGGTGTCAGGCTTCGGGTGTCAGGCTTTAGGTGAAATACTTATAAATTAAAGACTTTAGCCAAATAGTTATTTTTCATAAATTGCTCATTTGTATCAATTATTTTTGATTCGGATGGAAAAAATAGAGTATTTTTAGAGAAAAAAGTCAATTTATGACACTTTTTATTATGTAGAATAGACTTTAAACCTTTATTTGACAAGAGTTTTGATTTATTCAGCA is a window of Cyanobacterium sp. T60_A2020_053 DNA encoding:
- a CDS encoding prepilin-type N-terminal cleavage/methylation domain-containing protein; amino-acid sequence: MKLIKIIRFLRQPPEEGFTLLEATIAMFLLSLAMLLNLPFAVLLQQQNITYEAQLGASSLSKELLDEIRARRVIDPVDGEARDNLQSLGYDYDAVIYICTDDPIVTDDLEVTDCPTGNADTTDIRYIVIQINRDGQTEPIHTIQTVFTRLIPPENN
- a CDS encoding prepilin-type cleavage/methylation domain-containing protein, encoding MTRNIFNQWRWLKKTGLSMPKDQGYTLAEILVGTVVFGVLGALSVTSINSIVPQRPLEDSVYKLQGILQQTRTRAIATTSAIRIMPDPDDPERTLKVEVARTRGCDSVTALTADLVEDAADNDLDVEDIVNNDRILPVVSVRGFAVGDTLKVGSDETDNEIIAIDGNLSTIELGQDLGTDQAEDAVVELANNWRSDGSLVKEDLTLSDGIVVTSNIPDDNWTLCFDSRGLARLYDAGGVVDDILTLTVTEEQSNDSQQMTILRGGALEIN